From the genome of Oscillospiraceae bacterium, one region includes:
- a CDS encoding ABC transporter ATP-binding protein translates to MKRPGSMGAPTGKKLDKKTLKRLLKYFKPYRFSLIIVFLCIAASAAVGVVSSIFLKTLIDDYINPLLLDSSADFSALLSVIIKMGYIYLIGVFAGFLYSRIMAIISQGILKKIRDEMFVHMQTLPIKYFDVHNHGDVMSRYTNDTDTLRQMISQSIPQVFSSIITAVAVFFAMLSLSIWLTLFVIICIFLIMIVMKKIASYSGKYFVNQQRAVGDVNGFIEEMINGQRVVKVFCRENKTKNIFEAKNSELCDYSTKANIYANVFMPIMNNFGYILYVLLAVTGGAMAIGGLTNVSLAGINTLTLGMIASFLNLSRSFIMPISQVSQQLSSIIMALAGAQRIFELIDEESENDAGYVTLVNAEYKDGVICETDKHTELWAWKHPHSADGSITYTPLDGKVEFFDVDFAYEEGKNVLNGVSLYAMPGQKVAFVGATGAGKTTITNLINRFYDIADGKIRYDGININKIKKSDLRRSLGMVLQDVNLFTGTVMENIRYGKLDATDEECVAAAKRANADGFIRMLPNGYETVLSGDGSGLSQGQRQLISIARAAVADPPVMILDEATSSIDTRTEAIVQRGMDSLMDGRTVFVIAHRLSTVKNSDVIMVLDHGNIIERGSHSKLISDKGTYYRLYTGAFELE, encoded by the coding sequence ATGAAAAGGCCCGGTTCTATGGGCGCTCCGACCGGCAAAAAACTCGATAAAAAAACGCTGAAACGCCTTTTGAAATATTTCAAACCTTACAGATTCAGTTTAATCATCGTTTTTTTATGTATCGCTGCGAGCGCCGCCGTCGGCGTTGTTTCGTCAATATTCCTGAAAACGCTGATCGACGATTACATCAATCCTCTTCTGCTGGATTCCTCCGCGGATTTTTCGGCGCTTCTATCCGTCATAATTAAAATGGGCTATATATATCTGATCGGAGTCTTCGCCGGATTTCTTTACAGCCGGATCATGGCGATCATTTCTCAGGGCATCCTTAAAAAAATCCGCGATGAAATGTTCGTGCATATGCAGACGCTTCCGATCAAATATTTTGATGTTCATAACCACGGCGACGTAATGAGCCGTTATACAAACGATACGGACACGCTCCGCCAGATGATCTCTCAAAGCATCCCGCAGGTGTTTTCATCAATAATCACCGCTGTTGCCGTATTCTTCGCCATGCTCTCTTTAAGCATATGGCTAACGCTGTTTGTGATCATCTGTATATTCCTGATAATGATCGTCATGAAAAAGATCGCGTCTTACAGCGGTAAATATTTCGTGAATCAACAGCGCGCGGTCGGCGATGTCAATGGCTTTATCGAAGAGATGATCAACGGTCAGAGAGTCGTCAAGGTTTTCTGCCGTGAAAACAAAACGAAAAATATTTTTGAAGCTAAAAATTCCGAGCTTTGCGACTATTCTACAAAAGCGAATATTTACGCTAATGTATTCATGCCGATAATGAACAATTTCGGCTATATCCTTTATGTTTTGCTCGCCGTGACGGGCGGAGCGATGGCGATAGGCGGACTTACAAACGTTTCACTAGCCGGAATAAATACGCTTACACTCGGTATGATCGCGTCGTTTTTAAACCTTTCGCGCAGCTTTATCATGCCGATCAGTCAGGTTTCACAGCAATTAAGCTCCATCATAATGGCGCTTGCCGGGGCTCAGCGTATCTTTGAGCTGATCGACGAAGAAAGCGAAAATGATGCCGGATATGTTACTCTCGTAAACGCAGAATACAAGGACGGAGTTATTTGCGAAACAGACAAACACACCGAGCTTTGGGCATGGAAGCATCCTCATTCCGCGGACGGCAGCATCACATATACTCCCCTTGACGGCAAGGTTGAATTCTTCGATGTTGATTTCGCATATGAAGAAGGTAAAAATGTCCTCAACGGGGTTTCGCTTTACGCGATGCCCGGTCAGAAGGTTGCCTTTGTGGGCGCGACAGGCGCGGGAAAAACCACAATTACAAATTTGATAAACCGTTTTTATGATATAGCCGACGGAAAAATCAGATATGACGGTATTAATATAAACAAAATCAAAAAAAGCGACCTGCGCCGATCTTTGGGCATGGTGCTTCAGGATGTAAACCTGTTTACCGGAACCGTTATGGAAAATATCCGTTACGGAAAGCTGGATGCCACCGATGAAGAATGTGTTGCGGCCGCAAAGCGCGCGAATGCCGACGGTTTTATCCGCATGCTTCCCAACGGTTATGAAACAGTCCTTTCCGGTGATGGCAGCGGGCTTTCCCAGGGTCAGCGCCAGCTCATATCCATTGCGCGCGCTGCGGTCGCCGATCCGCCGGTCATGATCCTTGATGAAGCGACTTCCTCAATTGATACTCGTACGGAAGCGATAGTTCAGCGCGGTATGGACAGCCTTATGGACGGACGGACGGTTTTCGTGATCGCCCACAGGCTTTCCACCGTCAAGAATTCCGACGTGATTATGGTACTCGATCACGGAAATATCATAGAGCGCGGCAGTCACAGCAAGCTTATTTCCGATAAGGGAACTTATTACAGACTGTATACTGGAGCTTTTGAGCTGGAGTAA
- a CDS encoding DUF2975 domain-containing protein has translation MKAKKGSVPEPPKLKTYGYAKSLAKLFSPVFNVLFFVLVGAAVMLVILVPIIAVIDTPVDQMLLPPFMKQISDASGNTVSFDIFLGNGVKVVADANNVALSDIKTVIYAGIVSLLAIMLVIAPITKFLSLLLKNIGSGDIFNEKNPRLMMFIGLCALIGNPLILFVGRFYNYYLLTTFVRPVTEKIQLSLGFDFYGLVFGALVILFGAVYGYSCEKARMITLDRNAADTEIVKQESDL, from the coding sequence ATGAAAGCAAAGAAAGGCTCCGTGCCGGAGCCACCGAAGTTGAAAACGTACGGATACGCGAAGAGCTTGGCAAAGCTTTTTTCGCCTGTATTCAATGTTCTGTTTTTCGTGCTTGTCGGCGCCGCGGTCATGCTCGTCATACTGGTTCCGATAATCGCCGTGATAGACACTCCTGTGGATCAGATGCTGCTTCCTCCGTTTATGAAACAGATATCCGATGCATCGGGAAATACAGTTTCATTTGACATATTCTTGGGAAACGGCGTAAAAGTCGTCGCCGACGCGAATAATGTTGCGCTTTCGGACATTAAAACAGTAATATATGCCGGGATCGTCTCGCTTTTAGCTATTATGCTTGTTATCGCGCCGATAACAAAGTTTTTATCGCTTTTATTGAAGAATATCGGCTCCGGTGACATATTCAACGAAAAGAATCCGCGGCTCATGATGTTCATCGGGCTTTGCGCTTTAATAGGAAATCCGCTTATTCTTTTCGTCGGACGCTTTTATAATTATTATCTGTTGACGACCTTTGTACGTCCGGTGACTGAGAAAATACAGTTGTCTCTGGGATTTGATTTTTATGGGCTTGTATTCGGCGCGCTCGTTATTTTATTCGGCGCGGTATACGGTTATTCGTGCGAAAAAGCGCGGATGATCACATTAGACCGCAACGCGGCTGATACCGAAATTGTCAAACAGGAATCAGATTTATAA
- a CDS encoding ABC transporter ATP-binding protein: MIRILAKRIRQYMTQTVLTPVFVILEVVLEVIIPLFTANLIDFGIDAGNMQYVFKMGIALLLSSFASLFFGVAAGRSSSISSAGFARNLRDDMFANIQTFSFSNIDKFSTASIVTRLTTDVNNVQMAFMMLTRMAFRAPVMMIFSLIVSFGIDAKLSLIFIAALPVLAVGMYLIISRVHPVFERIFKTYDKLNGIVQENVRGIRVVKSFVREDYETQKFKKISGDIYRDFSGAEKVLALNMPLMQFCMYACMLLISWFGARAIIASGNNPDIGLSTGELMSLITYAMQILMSLMMISMVFVMITISRASAERIVELLSEKSNIVNPENPIETLADGSIEFENVGFFYSAKADKACLSNINLKIASGETVGIIGATGSSKSTLVQLIPRLYDASTGIVKVGGNDIKKYDLDVLRGGVAMVLQKNELFSGTIRDNLKWGNENASDEDIAEASASACADEFVSGFPKGYDTVIEQGGTNVSGGQKQRLCIARALLKKPKILILDDSTSAVDMKTDAKIRRALHQYLPKTTKIIIAQRAASVKDADKIIVMDDGQISDVGTHDELMSRSGIYREVYESQTRESEGDDNE, from the coding sequence ATGATCAGAATTCTCGCCAAAAGGATCCGTCAGTATATGACCCAAACGGTCCTTACACCTGTTTTCGTAATTCTCGAGGTTGTCCTTGAGGTTATTATACCCCTTTTTACAGCGAATCTCATAGATTTCGGCATCGATGCCGGTAATATGCAATATGTTTTTAAAATGGGTATAGCTTTGTTGCTTTCATCCTTCGCTTCGCTGTTTTTCGGCGTCGCCGCCGGGCGAAGCTCGTCAATCTCCTCCGCCGGATTTGCCCGCAATCTTCGCGACGATATGTTCGCCAATATCCAGACCTTTTCATTTTCCAATATTGATAAATTTTCTACTGCGAGCATCGTGACACGCCTCACGACTGACGTAAACAATGTGCAGATGGCATTTATGATGCTCACGCGAATGGCGTTCCGGGCTCCTGTCATGATGATATTTTCACTGATTGTCTCCTTCGGAATAGACGCAAAGCTTTCTCTTATATTCATAGCCGCCCTTCCTGTACTTGCGGTCGGAATGTATCTCATAATAAGCCGCGTTCATCCCGTTTTCGAACGCATTTTTAAAACATACGACAAGCTGAATGGCATTGTTCAGGAAAATGTCCGCGGTATCCGTGTTGTAAAGTCCTTTGTCCGTGAGGATTATGAAACGCAGAAATTCAAGAAAATATCGGGCGACATATACCGCGATTTCTCAGGAGCCGAAAAAGTTCTCGCTCTCAATATGCCTCTTATGCAATTCTGCATGTATGCATGCATGCTGCTGATCTCATGGTTCGGAGCCCGCGCAATAATTGCGTCCGGCAACAACCCTGACATCGGCCTAAGCACCGGAGAGCTTATGAGCCTGATTACTTATGCCATGCAGATCCTGATGAGCCTTATGATGATATCCATGGTGTTTGTCATGATAACCATTTCACGCGCCTCCGCCGAACGGATTGTAGAGTTACTAAGTGAAAAGAGCAATATCGTAAATCCCGAAAATCCCATTGAAACTCTTGCGGACGGCAGCATAGAATTCGAAAACGTCGGGTTTTTCTATTCGGCAAAGGCCGACAAGGCGTGTCTGTCGAATATCAACTTAAAGATCGCCTCGGGAGAAACCGTTGGCATAATCGGCGCGACCGGATCTTCAAAATCCACGCTCGTACAGCTGATTCCGCGCCTTTACGACGCTTCTACAGGAATTGTCAAGGTCGGCGGCAATGACATAAAAAAATACGACCTCGATGTTCTGCGCGGCGGCGTCGCCATGGTTCTTCAAAAAAACGAGCTGTTTTCCGGCACTATCCGCGATAACCTTAAATGGGGCAACGAAAACGCCTCCGATGAAGACATCGCGGAAGCGAGCGCCTCAGCATGCGCGGACGAATTCGTTTCCGGCTTCCCGAAGGGATACGACACCGTTATCGAACAGGGCGGAACAAATGTGTCCGGCGGTCAGAAACAACGCCTTTGCATTGCGCGCGCACTGCTAAAAAAGCCTAAAATTCTGATTCTCGACGATTCCACAAGCGCAGTCGATATGAAAACAGACGCCAAAATCAGGCGAGCTTTGCATCAGTATTTACCCAAAACAACAAAAATTATTATTGCTCAGCGGGCGGCATCGGTAAAGGATGCGGATAAAATAATCGTTATGGACGACGGGCAGATTTCCGACGTCGGAACGCATGACGAGCTTATGAGCCGGAGCGGCATATACCGCGAGGTGTATGAATCGCAGACCAGAGAAAGCGAGGGCGATGACAATGAATAA
- a CDS encoding PBP1A family penicillin-binding protein encodes MEHNSSRRAPKKPGAVRAAETVFGTIFKYFTKVMTYALNIVMTLVLIFVITGSIMGTVFALYIKDYIDGSFDIDNLRVDSNLTTSIYFRDIDELGETVWKEDEEERIHGTENRLWVSYNELPKNLINAFVAIEDKRFFTHPGVDLNRMVKAIIGFVTGKDEGGGSTITQQLIKNVTGDDDVRVQRKIQEILRALDLEKRRSKEEIFEMYINTIYLAQGANGVQAAAHVYFNKDVKDLTLVECAALASIPQNPSKWDPVRYPENNKKRRNDQVLWEMYQQGLISQQEFDEAYNAELVLSRGTDDTKTQVAVIHNYFVDAVMDQFIADYTAQYKVSAEIAKQLLFSGGLQIYTTMDKRIQGIMEKVYEDDANFPDTSSAGVKPESAMVIMDQEHGDVVGLVGGRGEKTVARGFNRATQAKRQPGSAIKPLTVYSPALELGLVNYATTFDDTPFRYDTQLKRMWPSNSPAKYEGVINLNYALTNSKNTVAVRIMNMLTPQTAFKFATEKFHMSTFVDSLRMPSGEVKTDMTLSAMALGGLTYGVKVIDMAAAYCTFPNNGVYNKSRLYIKVLDKDGNIILSNEEQPEVILSEETDALMVAMMKNVVANGTAQKLKLQNSVDCAGKTGTTSLRRDLYYVGYTPYYTGAVWYGYDSNLELPSGGESPALYLWDVIMTEIHQPYIDAAKSGGEPLKKFVNSSKIIERYICKDSGKLATENCKLDLRRPQGCRVEKAYFTQATVPTEYCDCHVLVDYCEDWNCVAGPNCKHTHKVALVKTPYREFETQTYVVDAQYTYMELPDGYVYPSDTSLPYYINLYPSDRYPGKTAGVQRPANSFCVEDNYGMTDKFYSANRPPDKGDPNKIPVAPSP; translated from the coding sequence ATGGAACACAATTCATCCCGCCGCGCCCCGAAAAAGCCGGGTGCAGTCCGTGCGGCCGAAACGGTCTTCGGCACTATTTTTAAATATTTCACAAAGGTCATGACTTACGCACTTAACATAGTCATGACGCTTGTGTTGATCTTTGTTATAACAGGCTCGATAATGGGCACGGTGTTTGCGCTTTATATAAAGGATTATATAGACGGCTCATTTGATATAGATAATCTGCGGGTCGATTCAAATCTCACCACATCTATATATTTCCGCGATATCGACGAGCTTGGAGAGACCGTATGGAAGGAGGACGAGGAAGAACGCATACACGGCACCGAAAACCGTCTTTGGGTTTCCTACAACGAGCTTCCTAAGAATCTCATCAACGCTTTCGTGGCAATTGAGGACAAGCGGTTTTTCACACACCCCGGCGTTGATCTCAATAGGATGGTAAAAGCTATCATAGGATTTGTCACAGGCAAAGACGAGGGCGGCGGAAGCACGATAACTCAGCAGCTTATAAAAAACGTCACCGGCGACGACGACGTGCGTGTTCAGCGCAAGATACAGGAGATTCTTCGCGCGCTCGACCTGGAAAAGCGCCGCAGCAAAGAAGAAATATTTGAGATGTATATCAATACGATATACCTTGCTCAGGGCGCCAATGGAGTTCAGGCCGCGGCGCATGTATATTTCAACAAGGATGTCAAGGATCTGACGCTTGTCGAATGCGCCGCGCTTGCGTCAATACCGCAGAATCCGTCGAAATGGGATCCCGTGAGATATCCGGAAAATAATAAGAAGCGCCGAAACGATCAAGTACTTTGGGAAATGTATCAGCAGGGTCTTATAAGCCAACAGGAATTCGACGAGGCATACAATGCAGAGCTTGTCCTTTCAAGGGGCACCGATGATACAAAAACACAGGTTGCCGTGATTCACAACTACTTTGTCGACGCCGTTATGGATCAATTTATTGCGGATTATACGGCGCAATATAAGGTTTCAGCTGAAATCGCAAAACAGCTGCTTTTTTCCGGCGGACTTCAGATTTATACGACAATGGATAAGCGGATACAGGGCATCATGGAAAAGGTATATGAAGACGATGCGAACTTTCCCGATACCTCATCCGCGGGCGTAAAGCCGGAATCGGCGATGGTCATCATGGATCAAGAGCACGGCGACGTGGTCGGACTGGTCGGCGGACGCGGCGAAAAAACCGTGGCCCGAGGATTCAACCGCGCCACTCAGGCAAAAAGACAGCCGGGAAGCGCGATAAAGCCGCTGACCGTTTATTCCCCGGCATTGGAGCTGGGGCTTGTCAATTACGCGACCACCTTTGACGATACACCGTTCAGATACGACACTCAGCTTAAACGAATGTGGCCGTCAAACTCGCCGGCGAAATACGAGGGAGTAATCAATCTCAATTACGCGCTTACCAACTCGAAGAATACGGTTGCCGTCAGAATAATGAACATGCTGACGCCTCAGACGGCGTTCAAATTTGCTACAGAGAAGTTCCATATGTCAACATTTGTGGATAGTCTGAGGATGCCGAGCGGTGAAGTAAAAACCGATATGACCCTTTCGGCAATGGCGCTCGGAGGTCTTACCTACGGCGTCAAAGTCATTGATATGGCGGCGGCTTATTGCACCTTCCCCAACAACGGAGTATATAATAAATCTCGTCTTTATATCAAGGTTCTCGACAAGGACGGAAACATCATTCTCTCGAACGAAGAACAACCCGAAGTTATCCTTTCGGAGGAAACAGACGCGCTGATGGTCGCCATGATGAAGAACGTGGTCGCAAACGGTACGGCACAAAAGCTGAAACTTCAAAATTCAGTTGACTGTGCCGGAAAGACCGGAACGACGAGTCTCCGCCGTGACCTTTACTATGTCGGTTACACTCCTTATTACACCGGAGCCGTATGGTATGGCTACGATTCCAATCTGGAACTTCCGTCAGGTGGTGAAAGCCCAGCTCTTTATCTCTGGGACGTAATTATGACAGAGATACACCAGCCGTATATCGACGCGGCAAAATCGGGAGGGGAGCCGCTTAAAAAGTTCGTTAATTCGTCAAAGATTATTGAAAGGTATATCTGCAAGGATTCCGGCAAGCTGGCGACGGAGAACTGTAAACTTGATCTTCGTCGACCCCAAGGATGCCGTGTGGAAAAAGCGTACTTCACGCAAGCGACCGTGCCGACGGAATACTGCGACTGTCATGTTCTCGTGGATTACTGCGAGGATTGGAATTGTGTCGCCGGCCCGAACTGCAAGCACACGCATAAAGTTGCGCTGGTTAAAACGCCTTACCGTGAATTTGAAACACAGACATATGTGGTTGACGCGCAGTATACCTATATGGAGCTTCCGGATGGTTATGTCTATCCATCTGACACCTCGCTGCCATATTATATCAATTTGTATCCCTCTGACCGGTATCCCGGCAAGACTGCCGGAGTTCAAAGGCCGGCAAATTCGTTCTGCGTAGAGGATAATTACGGAATGACAGACAAGTTTTATAGCGCAAACAGGCCGCCGGATAAAGGCGATCCCAACAAGATTCCGGTTGCCCCGTCCCCCTAA
- a CDS encoding pitrilysin family protein has translation MIFTEKKSERLGERYFTGRHESGLEIYLIPKDHKSAFALLGTRYGSIHRTFKTGADKDFITVPDGVAHFLEHKLFENEDGTDTFSLFGAMGASCNAFTSNEITAYLFSATDKYYENLEILLKFVTTPYFTKETVEKEIGIISQELRMYLDNPYRQLYNGLLNSMYVNSNVKIDVGGTEESISHITADILYRCYNTFYNLHNMTLCLCGDFNCDKVAKLCDKVLKNSPDIEISHQFPDEPDRPASKKLVKEFPIALPMFYSGIKEPDINLSSFGAELVKKDAEHRIICEMLFGKSSAFYNSLYEKGLINDKFSAGYNLGRTYGFFYCAAETREPDKVNELVANEIASARAGNFSEDFNTLFERSKRVVYSDAVQEWNSTSDIAENFLFTLFVGGDMLDTPNIIADITPADIFARLKRSYNTDNLVTSLIIPKK, from the coding sequence ATGATATTTACTGAAAAAAAGAGCGAAAGGCTCGGAGAACGGTACTTTACCGGACGGCACGAATCCGGGCTTGAAATTTATTTAATACCTAAGGATCACAAGAGCGCCTTTGCTCTGCTCGGGACGCGTTACGGTTCCATTCACCGCACCTTTAAAACCGGAGCGGACAAGGATTTCATCACTGTGCCCGACGGAGTCGCACATTTTCTTGAGCATAAGCTGTTTGAAAACGAGGACGGCACCGACACATTTTCGCTGTTCGGAGCGATGGGTGCTTCATGCAACGCTTTTACCTCGAATGAAATAACCGCCTATCTTTTCTCCGCTACTGATAAATATTACGAGAATCTTGAAATATTACTGAAATTCGTCACAACTCCGTATTTCACAAAAGAAACCGTCGAAAAGGAAATAGGAATAATATCGCAGGAGCTGAGAATGTATCTCGACAATCCCTACAGACAGCTGTATAACGGATTGTTAAATTCTATGTATGTGAACAGCAATGTAAAAATAGATGTTGGCGGAACGGAAGAATCAATTTCGCATATTACAGCCGACATTCTTTATCGCTGCTATAACACATTTTACAATCTTCACAATATGACTCTTTGCCTCTGCGGTGATTTTAACTGTGATAAAGTCGCTAAATTATGCGACAAGGTACTTAAAAATTCACCCGATATCGAGATATCACATCAATTTCCCGACGAACCGGACCGCCCCGCTTCCAAAAAGCTTGTCAAGGAATTTCCGATCGCGCTGCCGATGTTTTATTCCGGTATCAAGGAGCCGGACATAAATCTGTCGTCCTTCGGAGCCGAGCTTGTCAAAAAAGACGCGGAACACCGTATCATATGCGAAATGTTATTCGGTAAATCAAGCGCGTTTTACAATTCGCTTTATGAAAAAGGCCTTATAAACGACAAGTTTTCCGCCGGATATAATCTCGGACGCACATACGGATTTTTTTATTGCGCCGCCGAAACACGTGAGCCCGACAAGGTGAACGAATTGGTCGCGAACGAAATTGCTTCCGCGCGTGCCGGGAATTTTTCCGAAGATTTTAACACGCTTTTTGAGAGAAGCAAACGCGTGGTTTATTCTGACGCGGTTCAGGAATGGAACTCTACGAGTGACATAGCCGAGAATTTTCTCTTTACGCTGTTCGTCGGAGGAGATATGCTCGATACGCCCAATATAATCGCCGATATCACTCCCGCCGATATATTCGCACGGCTTAAACGGAGTTATAATACGGACAATCTCGTCACGAGCCTGATTATCCCTAAGAAATGA
- a CDS encoding pitrilysin family protein: MQNGQMDIKPRRKVIGNNIAVNLIKTDKYKTNFLTFYFLTTLTEKSASYTQLISRIITRACAKYPTSVELNRTLDDCYGAEANASAVKHGEYEVLGFSLSTLADKYAMDSDKVTDTAVDICAEMLFKPYLVEGGFDKSIVESEKVNVKDAISAEINNKSEYARKRMIRIMCEGEAYAINPLGYPDIVDEADGVSLYEFYRELIKTSRVEIFFAGICDEDRLVKKLSSAFSNIGRAPACLPETHVISTVGEIKRVTEQMPVTQSHLVMGFRTGITTSDRDFRAFSLYNSVLGGSLTSKLFMNVREKLSLCYTVNSMPDAAKGIMRVYAGIDDKKFDAAYDEIMRQMKLISDADITDSELRESKNALINSLNSLPDNPGALASWFLPRILNGLFDETPLTVAEEIEALTKEEVVAVSSRVKLDTVYLMKPDGTVKPEEEEE; encoded by the coding sequence ATGCAGAACGGACAAATGGATATAAAGCCAAGAAGAAAAGTAATCGGCAACAATATTGCCGTAAATCTGATCAAAACCGATAAATATAAGACAAACTTTCTCACTTTTTATTTTCTTACAACACTTACTGAAAAAAGCGCGTCATATACTCAGCTTATTTCAAGAATAATCACACGCGCCTGCGCGAAATATCCGACATCTGTCGAGCTCAACCGCACGCTCGACGATTGTTACGGGGCCGAAGCTAATGCAAGCGCGGTCAAGCATGGCGAATACGAAGTGCTCGGCTTTTCGTTGTCAACGCTTGCCGACAAATATGCCATGGACTCAGATAAAGTTACGGACACCGCGGTTGATATTTGCGCGGAAATGCTTTTCAAGCCGTATTTGGTGGAAGGCGGCTTTGACAAATCGATAGTTGAAAGTGAAAAAGTCAACGTCAAGGACGCGATAAGCGCCGAAATAAACAACAAATCCGAATATGCCAGAAAGCGCATGATACGCATCATGTGCGAAGGCGAGGCATACGCGATAAATCCGCTCGGATATCCCGATATAGTTGATGAGGCCGACGGCGTCTCTCTTTATGAATTTTACCGCGAGCTTATAAAAACCTCGCGCGTTGAAATATTCTTCGCGGGAATTTGCGACGAGGACAGGCTTGTCAAAAAGCTATCAAGCGCATTTTCAAATATCGGCCGCGCTCCTGCCTGTCTTCCCGAAACACATGTTATTTCAACAGTCGGAGAGATAAAACGCGTCACAGAGCAGATGCCGGTGACGCAGAGCCATCTTGTCATGGGCTTTCGCACCGGAATTACCACCTCTGATCGCGACTTCCGCGCTTTTTCACTTTATAACTCGGTTCTCGGCGGCTCACTCACCAGCAAGCTGTTCATGAATGTGCGTGAAAAGCTTTCGCTTTGTTATACAGTAAACTCCATGCCTGACGCGGCAAAGGGTATCATGCGCGTATATGCCGGTATAGATGACAAAAAGTTTGACGCTGCGTATGACGAGATCATGCGTCAGATGAAGCTTATTTCAGACGCGGATATCACTGACAGCGAACTTCGCGAATCGAAAAACGCGTTAATAAATTCTCTGAACAGTCTTCCCGACAATCCCGGCGCTCTTGCGAGCTGGTTCTTGCCCAGAATACTCAACGGTCTGTTTGACGAAACGCCGCTGACTGTTGCCGAAGAAATAGAAGCGCTTACAAAGGAAGAAGTTGTGGCTGTATCATCGCGGGTCAAACTTGATACGGTATACCTTATGAAGCCTGACGGTACCGTAAAGCCGGAAGAGGAGGAAGAATAA
- a CDS encoding MarR family winged helix-turn-helix transcriptional regulator has translation MPRRNIGFELHTLNHRVHRFVDCSTHKKYIDNITGTNGWIIGYIGSNRDRDVYQRDFEKDFGITRSTASKVVNLMVTKGLIERVAVQHDARLKKLVLTDKAEELVKFMDEDHRVVNEMLIKGFSDEELDNLYSYIERMRNNIII, from the coding sequence ATGCCAAGAAGAAACATAGGCTTCGAGCTTCACACTCTCAATCACCGCGTTCACCGATTTGTCGATTGCTCGACTCATAAGAAATATATCGACAATATCACCGGCACGAACGGATGGATCATAGGATACATCGGCTCAAACAGAGACCGCGACGTATATCAGCGAGACTTTGAAAAGGATTTCGGTATTACCCGTTCAACCGCGTCTAAAGTCGTCAACCTGATGGTCACAAAGGGCCTTATAGAGCGTGTCGCGGTGCAGCATGACGCCCGGCTCAAAAAGCTTGTTCTGACAGACAAGGCAGAAGAGCTCGTTAAATTCATGGATGAGGATCACCGCGTGGTAAACGAAATGCTAATCAAAGGTTTTTCCGATGAGGAGCTTGACAACTTATATTCATATATCGAACGCATGAGGAACAATATAATTATATGA